The Brenneria rubrifaciens genome has a window encoding:
- a CDS encoding DedA family protein yields MSVVHEIIQALWQQDFSALADPKVIWVIYGILFTTLLLENALLPAAFLPGDSLLLLTGAMIAKGVMSFFPTMILLTVAASLGCWFSYLQGRWLGDTRLVKSWLLQLPAHYHQRAYHLFHRHGLVALLIGRFLAFIRTLLPTMAGISGLNNTRFQIFNWLSGFLWVGGIVTLGYALSQIPLVKRHEDQVMTALIILPMVLLLCGLIGMAVVVWRKNSV; encoded by the coding sequence ATGAGCGTGGTTCACGAAATTATTCAGGCGCTATGGCAGCAGGATTTCAGCGCGCTGGCCGATCCCAAAGTCATATGGGTGATTTACGGTATTTTGTTCACCACCTTATTGCTGGAAAATGCTTTGCTGCCGGCCGCCTTTCTACCGGGTGACAGCCTGTTATTACTGACGGGCGCCATGATTGCCAAAGGCGTCATGAGTTTCTTCCCCACCATGATTCTGCTGACCGTGGCCGCCAGCCTCGGTTGTTGGTTCAGCTATCTGCAAGGGCGCTGGCTGGGCGATACCCGGCTGGTGAAAAGCTGGCTGTTACAGTTACCCGCCCACTATCACCAACGTGCCTACCATCTTTTTCATCGCCACGGACTGGTCGCTTTGCTGATCGGCCGTTTTCTGGCTTTTATCCGAACGCTGTTACCGACGATGGCCGGTATTTCTGGTCTGAACAACACCCGTTTTCAGATCTTCAACTGGCTAAGCGGCTTCCTTTGGGTCGGGGGGATCGTGACGCTGGGTTACGCCCTGAGCCAGATTCCGCTGGTAAAACGCCATGAAGATCAGGTGATGACCGCGCTGATCATTCTTCCTATGGTTCTGCTGCTGTGCGGATTGATCGGCATGGCCGTGGTGGTATGGCGTAAAAATAGCGTTTAG
- a CDS encoding GntR family transcriptional regulator, with protein MQELLVWIQKQLSEQSSAPRYIRLASLLETEIGRRKTLSGQFLPAERLIAQQLGLSRVTVSRSMSLLEKKGLVVRQQGVGTRISQHLNYSLDSDEAGFTSLVMQQGGIAGNLWLERGKKALPASIAAEMSLPPETLTTKLRRVRLINGAPVSLEDNWIPLGLLPEPEQLEHSLYQYWAARNIYPDKKRYRLKALACPANIAEHLHIPVDSPVLLCRQHSYNAHGDLLEYCEIYCRSDVYDFQVAD; from the coding sequence ATGCAGGAATTACTTGTTTGGATACAAAAGCAACTGAGCGAACAATCTTCAGCGCCGCGTTATATACGGCTGGCTTCGCTGCTTGAAACGGAAATCGGACGGCGTAAGACCTTGTCAGGGCAGTTTTTACCTGCTGAAAGGTTGATAGCCCAGCAGCTTGGCTTATCGCGCGTCACCGTATCCCGTTCTATGTCGCTGCTGGAAAAGAAAGGGCTGGTTGTTCGTCAGCAAGGCGTGGGAACTCGGATCAGTCAACATCTGAATTATTCGTTGGATTCCGATGAGGCCGGCTTTACCTCCCTGGTGATGCAGCAAGGTGGGATAGCCGGTAATCTCTGGCTTGAGCGGGGCAAAAAGGCGTTGCCCGCGTCGATAGCGGCGGAAATGTCTTTGCCGCCAGAGACGCTGACCACCAAGTTACGGCGCGTTCGTTTAATCAACGGCGCGCCGGTGTCGTTGGAAGACAACTGGATTCCGCTGGGGTTATTGCCGGAGCCTGAGCAACTTGAACATTCGCTCTATCAATATTGGGCGGCCCGGAATATTTACCCGGATAAAAAGCGCTATCGTTTGAAGGCGCTGGCGTGTCCGGCGAACATCGCCGAACATTTGCATATTCCTGTGGATTCACCCGTCTTGCTATGCCGGCAGCATTCTTACAACGCGCATGGCGATCTGCTGGAATATTGTGAAATATATTGTCGCAGCGATGTGTATGACTTTCAGGTGGCGGATTGA
- the dkgA gene encoding 2,5-didehydrogluconate reductase DkgA, giving the protein MTQPKIKLADGNIMPQLGLGVWQASNKETVDAVTEALNTGYRAIDTAAIYNNEESVGRALQNSDLPRDALFITTKLWNSDQNDPQQALEASLRKLRLDYVDLYLIHWPLPQQNTYVEAWRGLIKLQEQGLTKSIGVSNFHAHHLQRLKDETGVLPVINQIELHPLLQQRTLHIWNVNHHIQTESWSPLAQGGAGVFDQPIIRKLATKYGKTPAQVVIRWHLDNGLVVIPKSVTPSRIRENFDVFDFRLDKDELSEIAKLDSDKRLGSDPDAPGNN; this is encoded by the coding sequence ATGACGCAACCCAAAATTAAACTGGCTGACGGCAATATCATGCCGCAGTTGGGCCTCGGCGTCTGGCAGGCAAGCAATAAAGAAACGGTGGATGCCGTCACTGAAGCCTTAAATACAGGTTACCGCGCCATAGACACCGCGGCGATTTACAACAATGAAGAGAGTGTCGGCCGGGCATTGCAGAATTCGGACCTTCCGCGTGACGCATTATTCATTACGACCAAGCTCTGGAACAGCGATCAGAACGATCCGCAACAGGCGCTGGAAGCCAGCCTGCGAAAACTGCGGCTGGATTATGTGGATTTGTACCTGATTCATTGGCCGCTGCCGCAACAGAACACTTATGTGGAGGCCTGGCGAGGGTTGATTAAGTTACAGGAACAGGGGCTGACCAAAAGCATCGGGGTCAGCAACTTCCATGCTCACCATTTACAGCGTCTGAAAGATGAAACCGGTGTTCTGCCTGTGATTAACCAGATTGAATTGCACCCGCTGTTACAACAACGCACGCTGCATATCTGGAACGTAAACCATCACATTCAAACCGAATCCTGGAGCCCGCTGGCACAAGGCGGCGCAGGCGTCTTCGATCAGCCGATCATCCGCAAACTGGCGACCAAGTACGGCAAAACCCCGGCACAAGTGGTGATCCGCTGGCATTTGGATAACGGGCTGGTGGTGATCCCAAAGTCAGTCACGCCTTCACGTATCCGGGAAAATTTTGACGTGTTCGATTTCCGCCTGGATAAAGACGAGCTAAGCGAAATCGCAAAACTGGACAGCGATAAACGCCTCGGTTCCGATCCTGACGCGCCCGGCAACAATTAA